One Urechidicola croceus genomic window, TTCCGACAAATCTTATCCATGCTAATTGGTATTCAAAATTGAATTTTACAATTAATCGATAGTCATTTCCTTTAATGTTGAATACAATTCTATTGTCTTTTAAAATACTTGCACTCGGATATTCGGATTTCAGTTCGTTGATGGATTGCCAATTAGATTTTTCCGTTTCTCGATACCAAGTTTTCAATTGTAATTCGCAATCATTGTGTTTCAACCAAAATTCACGTAATGTTCCTCTCGAAAATATTTTCACATTTTTCTATTTGATGCAAATATAATAAAAAAAGTTACCAAAACGATAACTTTTCTGGTTTTTTTCGGCATTACTTACAACGGATTAGTGT contains:
- a CDS encoding type II toxin-antitoxin system HigB family toxin codes for the protein MKIFSRGTLREFWLKHNDCELQLKTWYRETEKSNWQSINELKSEYPSASILKDNRIVFNIKGNDYRLIVKFNFEYQLAWIRFVGTHAEYDKINANEI